One window of Arthrobacter oryzae genomic DNA carries:
- the lipB gene encoding lipoyl(octanoyl) transferase LipB: MTLEFSTLGLAPDFVDYMKGWEIQRELHDKVVAAEAPSTVLLLEHAAVYTAGKLTEDHERPFDGTPVVAVDRGGKLTWHGPGQLIAYPVLKLKNRSGIRDYVERLEAVMIAVMADYGINAERIKGRAGVWIKADSKGPDRKIAAIGIRVLDGVTMHGIAINCSNDLAPYAQIIACGITDAGVTTMSLEAGRTITPADIADRVVEEFRKHEEALVSNPEGALL; the protein is encoded by the coding sequence ATGACTCTTGAGTTTTCCACGCTGGGTCTTGCTCCGGATTTCGTTGATTACATGAAGGGCTGGGAGATCCAGCGCGAACTCCATGACAAAGTCGTCGCAGCTGAGGCACCCAGCACAGTCCTGCTCCTTGAGCACGCCGCCGTTTATACGGCAGGCAAGCTCACAGAAGACCACGAACGGCCGTTCGACGGAACCCCCGTCGTGGCCGTGGACCGCGGCGGCAAGCTGACCTGGCACGGGCCCGGCCAGCTGATTGCCTATCCCGTCCTCAAACTGAAGAACCGGTCCGGTATCCGCGATTACGTTGAACGGCTCGAAGCCGTCATGATCGCGGTCATGGCGGACTACGGCATCAACGCCGAGCGGATCAAGGGACGCGCCGGCGTCTGGATCAAAGCCGACAGCAAGGGACCGGACCGCAAGATCGCCGCGATCGGCATCCGGGTCCTGGACGGGGTCACCATGCACGGCATCGCCATCAACTGCAGCAACGACCTTGCACCTTATGCCCAGATTATTGCCTGCGGCATCACGGACGCAGGTGTCACCACGATGTCCCTCGAGGCCGGCAGGACCATCACACCCGCCGACATCGCGGACCGGGTCGTCGAAGAATTCCGCAAGCACGAAGAAGCACTCGTTTCAAACCCAGAAGGAGCTCTACTGTGA
- a CDS encoding protein kinase domain-containing protein encodes MEKIGYDGGAPEVPGYEVGRELGRGGSASVWLVREEVTLREFALKCFDPVENFPQPGSDAGVPARVRGDTERGVRREVAILSALDHDHLVKSHDVVRLRGAAGGGLGVVMDYAAGGSLAQLIGCRGSLGVGETVTVLTPVAQALGYLHGKGFMHSDVSPGNVLFTAHGKPLLADLGVSRMVGDAADASPAGTEGFMDPAPVDALRAGLQPERDVYSAAAIGWYCLTGKAPGRGPDRPPLSLLVPGVPAALAAALEAGLKEDRRERPSALEFAAAVYRSAEAAPLDLSGAVHPTVLPQLLTRRNVPPSRNARRAARLASKVRAWRRRLGSPGGRVRRVRRTSGRHAGRNRRWIGAVVAALACAGIASAWLLAGRELDIRNEPASGAVSAPSVPVTDVLSGPAMSVPAEVRELALSPKPEEAVRGLAGIRSAALNSGELELLDEVNLENSPAAVADARISGRLRETGHVLAGFGTILTHAEAEPGGSDARTVVAITAGTSAYRETDAGGNVVAVETAGPEQRLRLVLVSSGGRWRIQEILPAG; translated from the coding sequence ATGGAAAAAATCGGGTACGACGGCGGGGCCCCGGAGGTTCCCGGCTATGAGGTGGGGCGTGAACTGGGCCGCGGGGGAAGCGCCAGTGTTTGGCTGGTTCGGGAGGAGGTCACTCTCCGGGAGTTTGCGCTGAAGTGCTTTGACCCGGTGGAGAACTTTCCGCAGCCGGGGTCCGACGCCGGTGTTCCCGCCCGGGTCCGCGGGGATACCGAACGCGGCGTGCGCCGTGAAGTGGCGATCCTCTCGGCGCTGGATCATGACCACTTGGTGAAGTCGCACGATGTGGTCAGGCTCCGCGGAGCAGCGGGCGGCGGCCTCGGGGTGGTCATGGACTATGCGGCCGGCGGATCCCTGGCCCAGCTGATCGGCTGCAGGGGGTCGTTAGGCGTGGGCGAAACGGTGACCGTCCTGACGCCCGTGGCCCAGGCTTTGGGCTATCTACACGGCAAGGGCTTCATGCATTCGGATGTGTCACCGGGCAATGTGCTGTTCACTGCGCACGGCAAGCCCCTTTTGGCGGACCTGGGTGTCTCGCGCATGGTGGGCGATGCAGCGGATGCTTCGCCGGCGGGCACCGAAGGCTTTATGGACCCGGCACCTGTCGACGCGCTACGGGCAGGGCTCCAGCCTGAGCGTGATGTCTATTCGGCGGCTGCCATCGGGTGGTACTGCCTCACCGGGAAGGCTCCTGGGCGTGGCCCGGACCGTCCGCCGCTGTCACTGCTGGTTCCGGGCGTTCCCGCTGCCCTCGCGGCGGCGTTGGAGGCGGGCTTGAAAGAGGACCGGCGGGAGCGGCCCTCCGCCCTGGAGTTTGCAGCGGCTGTTTACCGCAGTGCGGAGGCAGCCCCGCTGGATCTGTCCGGTGCGGTGCACCCCACGGTGCTCCCGCAACTGCTGACGCGTCGCAACGTTCCGCCGTCACGAAACGCCCGAAGGGCGGCCAGGCTGGCGTCGAAGGTCCGTGCCTGGCGCCGCCGCCTGGGCAGCCCGGGAGGCCGGGTCCGGCGGGTGCGCCGTACCTCGGGGCGGCACGCGGGGCGCAACCGTCGGTGGATTGGTGCCGTGGTTGCGGCCCTCGCCTGCGCGGGGATCGCCTCGGCCTGGCTCCTGGCGGGGCGGGAGCTGGACATCCGGAACGAGCCTGCGTCCGGGGCAGTTTCTGCGCCGTCGGTACCGGTGACGGACGTCCTCTCGGGGCCCGCCATGTCTGTTCCGGCCGAGGTCCGGGAACTGGCGCTATCTCCAAAGCCCGAAGAGGCTGTGCGGGGACTGGCCGGGATACGGTCCGCTGCGCTGAACTCAGGTGAACTAGAGCTGCTGGACGAGGTCAATCTGGAGAACTCCCCGGCCGCCGTGGCCGACGCCAGGATCAGCGGAAGGCTCAGGGAAACCGGCCATGTCCTGGCAGGCTTCGGCACTATCCTGACGCATGCGGAGGCAGAGCCGGGGGGTTCGGATGCGCGGACAGTGGTGGCAATCACCGCAGGCACGTCGGCGTACCGGGAGACGGACGCCGGCGGCAATGTTGTTGCAGTGGAAACGGCCGGTCCGGAGCAGCGGTTGCGTCTGGTCCTGGTTAGTTCCGGCGGGCGCTGGCGGATCCAGGAGATCCTGCCGGCGGGCTAG
- a CDS encoding S41 family peptidase, producing the protein MTSSSYFRFPHLHGDLVTFVAEDDVWIAPLDGGRAWRVSSLQLPARNPRFTPDGKRLVWTVVQGTAPEVVTADVDGGGYRQLTYFGHASTRVKGFTAAGDVLVTSAFRQAESRHTHAYSVPLEGGWSEELAFGPVESVAFGPENGDERPVVVASVLSREPAWWKRYRGGTAGKLWIDADGNGEFERLVPELDGNLADPMWVDGRVAFLSDHEGYGNLYSVLPNGTGLRRHTDHEDFYVRHAATDGKRVVFESAGELWLIPDLASDPVKLDISLGSASQGRRPALLKTTRHLGSVIPDHSGSSSAVEAHGTIHWLRHKDGPSRIVEATPGVRARLPRPLSEGRIAYVADHDGGEALYINDIAPQLADPQAAPAPRPRQAAGQEPGALLPKPVPASGITRAAEHGTDGGSDVAGGAPEDAAITAGGAVNARLRKIDFPKATRASAMEASPDGRTIAVGTSFGEVYLADTRTGTIKLVTSIGEGTIDGLCWSPDSAWLGWSEPVTSFGSRSRLRIVKADDPEFRIVDVTDGRFRDASPSFTPDGKFIAFLSNRSFDPVYDGHSFDLSFPSPIKPYLVALAADTPSPFGPSVDLADEPFDEPAGSDGAVTDSAGNGNASDAARSAAPAVRVDADGLAHRVIGVPVPQGNYSALEATPGALLWLDNALAGVTGDGRASTDDKDAAPSLVRFDMAKRKTSTIVDALDSYRVSGDGRKVVFLHDKQIRVAPADARGDEDSGQLVKVDVSRIRVLLHPLSVWGQAFDEAWRLQRDFFWTEDMAGQDWESVHRRYRPLVDRLGSHDDLVDLLWELHGELGTSHAYVRPAAVTENGSNGQGRLGADLAFTAAGWEITRILAGESSDPLATSPLTRPGADAKAGDILLAIDGVELSETLTPAMQLVGAAGKAVELTLRNGAAHGEAAGRQRRIAVVPAKDEERLRYQEWVAGNRRTVREASGGTYGYLHIPDMLANGWAQLHRDLDTETALDGLIVDVRRNRGGHTSQLVAELIGRKVTGWSMPRGERPRTYPHHAPRGPVVILTDEFAGSDGDIITQVSKLRGIGPVIGTRTWGGVVGIDNRFSLADGTGVTQPRYATWFSGGVGWGVENYGVTPDIEVTFPPHAYAAGRDPQLEYGIGALKEMIQELPTDRPPLREGYRRLRPAPLPARKD; encoded by the coding sequence ATGACCTCTTCGAGCTACTTTCGTTTCCCGCATCTGCACGGCGATCTGGTCACCTTCGTGGCCGAGGACGACGTCTGGATCGCGCCCCTGGACGGAGGCCGCGCATGGCGGGTTTCCTCCCTTCAGCTACCGGCCAGGAACCCCCGCTTCACGCCCGACGGCAAGCGGCTGGTGTGGACGGTAGTGCAGGGGACGGCGCCTGAGGTCGTCACCGCGGATGTCGACGGCGGAGGGTACCGCCAGCTGACCTATTTCGGCCATGCGTCCACCCGGGTCAAGGGCTTCACGGCTGCGGGCGACGTACTGGTCACCAGTGCGTTCCGGCAGGCCGAAAGCCGCCACACGCACGCCTACAGTGTTCCGCTGGAAGGCGGCTGGTCCGAGGAGCTGGCATTCGGGCCCGTCGAGTCCGTGGCGTTTGGCCCGGAGAACGGCGATGAACGCCCGGTGGTCGTGGCCAGTGTGCTCTCGCGCGAGCCGGCCTGGTGGAAGAGGTACCGCGGCGGGACCGCCGGCAAGCTCTGGATCGACGCCGACGGAAACGGGGAGTTCGAACGCCTGGTCCCCGAACTGGACGGCAACCTCGCGGATCCCATGTGGGTTGACGGGCGGGTGGCTTTCCTGTCCGACCACGAGGGCTACGGGAACTTGTATTCGGTGCTTCCGAACGGCACGGGACTGCGCCGCCACACCGATCACGAAGACTTCTACGTGCGCCACGCCGCCACTGACGGCAAGCGTGTGGTGTTCGAATCCGCCGGCGAGCTTTGGCTGATCCCCGACCTGGCATCGGACCCGGTAAAGCTCGACATCTCGCTGGGATCGGCCTCCCAGGGGCGGAGGCCGGCACTCCTGAAAACCACCCGCCACCTTGGCAGTGTGATTCCGGACCACAGCGGCTCCTCCAGCGCGGTGGAGGCGCACGGCACCATCCACTGGCTCCGCCACAAGGACGGGCCCTCACGGATCGTGGAGGCCACACCCGGCGTTCGCGCCCGCCTGCCGCGGCCGCTGAGCGAAGGCCGTATTGCCTACGTCGCCGACCACGACGGCGGAGAGGCCCTCTACATCAACGACATCGCCCCGCAGTTGGCCGACCCGCAGGCAGCCCCTGCCCCGCGGCCCCGGCAGGCCGCCGGGCAGGAGCCGGGAGCCTTGCTGCCGAAGCCCGTACCGGCTTCCGGGATCACCCGTGCCGCCGAACACGGCACTGACGGCGGAAGCGACGTAGCGGGCGGTGCGCCGGAGGATGCCGCCATCACGGCCGGCGGCGCCGTTAACGCGCGGCTGCGGAAGATCGATTTCCCCAAGGCGACGCGGGCGAGTGCCATGGAGGCCAGCCCGGACGGCCGCACCATCGCCGTCGGGACATCCTTCGGCGAGGTCTACCTGGCCGACACCCGGACCGGGACCATCAAGCTTGTGACCAGCATCGGCGAGGGCACGATCGACGGGCTGTGCTGGTCCCCGGACTCAGCCTGGCTTGGCTGGTCCGAACCGGTCACTTCCTTTGGCTCACGCAGCCGGCTTCGGATTGTCAAGGCGGACGATCCTGAGTTCAGGATCGTGGACGTCACGGACGGCCGCTTCCGCGACGCCTCGCCGTCGTTCACTCCGGACGGAAAGTTCATCGCGTTCCTGTCGAACCGGAGCTTTGACCCTGTCTACGACGGACACTCTTTTGACTTGTCCTTTCCGAGCCCCATCAAGCCGTACCTCGTCGCCCTCGCTGCGGACACGCCGTCGCCGTTTGGCCCGTCGGTGGACCTCGCCGACGAGCCGTTCGACGAACCGGCCGGCTCTGACGGAGCCGTCACGGACTCCGCCGGAAACGGCAACGCATCGGATGCCGCGCGATCCGCAGCGCCGGCCGTCCGGGTGGACGCCGACGGGCTGGCCCACCGGGTTATCGGAGTACCGGTGCCGCAGGGAAACTACTCAGCACTCGAAGCCACCCCGGGCGCCTTGCTCTGGCTGGACAACGCCCTGGCCGGTGTCACCGGCGACGGGCGGGCCAGCACTGACGACAAGGACGCCGCCCCCAGCCTGGTCCGCTTCGACATGGCCAAGCGCAAAACGTCCACCATAGTGGACGCGCTGGACAGCTACCGCGTCTCCGGTGACGGCAGGAAGGTGGTCTTCCTGCACGACAAGCAGATTCGCGTGGCGCCGGCCGATGCCAGAGGCGACGAAGATTCCGGCCAGCTGGTGAAAGTGGACGTCAGCCGGATCCGTGTGCTCCTGCACCCGCTGAGTGTGTGGGGCCAGGCTTTTGACGAGGCCTGGCGGCTTCAGCGTGACTTCTTCTGGACCGAGGACATGGCCGGGCAGGACTGGGAATCCGTGCACCGCCGGTACCGTCCCCTGGTGGACAGGCTCGGCTCGCATGACGACCTCGTGGACCTGCTGTGGGAGCTTCACGGCGAACTCGGTACGTCGCACGCCTATGTCCGTCCGGCTGCTGTCACCGAAAACGGCAGCAACGGGCAGGGCCGCCTGGGGGCGGACCTGGCGTTCACCGCAGCGGGCTGGGAAATCACCCGCATCCTGGCGGGGGAGTCGTCTGACCCGCTGGCAACCTCGCCGCTGACCAGGCCGGGGGCGGACGCCAAGGCAGGGGACATCCTGCTGGCCATCGACGGCGTGGAACTGTCGGAAACGCTGACTCCCGCCATGCAGCTCGTAGGCGCCGCCGGGAAGGCCGTGGAGCTGACCCTGCGCAACGGTGCCGCCCACGGCGAGGCAGCAGGCAGGCAGCGCCGCATTGCCGTGGTGCCGGCCAAGGATGAGGAACGCCTGCGGTACCAGGAGTGGGTTGCCGGTAACCGCAGGACAGTGCGTGAAGCTTCCGGCGGAACGTACGGCTACCTCCACATTCCGGACATGCTGGCCAACGGCTGGGCCCAGTTGCACCGCGACCTGGACACGGAGACCGCCCTGGACGGACTGATCGTGGACGTTCGCCGCAACCGGGGCGGGCACACCTCCCAGCTTGTTGCCGAACTTATCGGCCGCAAGGTGACGGGCTGGAGCATGCCGCGCGGGGAGCGGCCCCGGACCTACCCCCACCACGCGCCTCGCGGCCCGGTGGTCATCCTCACTGACGAATTTGCCGGTTCGGACGGGGACATCATCACGCAGGTGTCCAAGCTGCGCGGTATCGGGCCGGTCATCGGCACCCGGACCTGGGGCGGTGTGGTGGGCATCGACAACCGCTTCTCCCTTGCCGACGGCACCGGAGTGACGCAGCCGCGCTACGCCACCTGGTTCAGCGGCGGCGTGGGCTGGGGCGTCGAAAACTATGGCGTGACGCCGGATATTGAGGTGACGTTCCCGCCGCACGCCTATGCCGCCGGCCGGGACCCCCAGCTCGAGTACGGCATCGGCGCCCTCAAGGAAATGATCCAGGAACTCCCCACGGACCGGCCCCCGCTCCGTGAGGGCTACCGGCGGCTGCGCCCGGCACCGCTGCCGGCCCGCAAGGACTGA
- the sucB gene encoding 2-oxoglutarate dehydrogenase, E2 component, dihydrolipoamide succinyltransferase, whose translation MSESVNLPALGESVTEGTVTRWLKQVGDRVEVDEPLLEVSTDKVDTEIPSPIAGVIEEILVAEDETAEVGAPLVRIGDGSGSAGASEEAAPAEAAPAAEEAPAEEAPAAEEAPSAEAAAPAEAPAAEAAPAASGESHEVTLPALGESVTEGTVTRWLKAVGDSVEVDEPLLEVSTDKVDTEIPSPVAGTLQEIRVNEDETAEVGSVLAVIGSGAAAPAAAPAAPAPKQEAPAAEAPKQEAPAAAPAAPAAAPAKEEAPAAPKQEAPAAESAAPAESGYVTPLVRKLANQQGVDISSLTGTGVGGRIRKQDVLAAAEAKAAPAAAAPAPAASKQEAPSAAASSLRGTVQKAPRIRQVIARRMRESLDISTQLTQVHEVDMTKIAKLRVKAKNSFQAQNGVKLTFLPFIAKAVAEALKQHPKVNAAYDEDKQEITYHNAEHLAIAVDTDKGLLVPVISDAGSLNLAGLAGKIADVASRTRDGKIGPDELSGGTFSITNIGSVGALFDTPIINQPQVGILGTGAIVKRPVVVTDENGDDSIAIRSMMYLSLTYDHRLVDGADAGRFLQTLKARLEAGAFEADLGI comes from the coding sequence ATGTCTGAATCCGTTAACTTGCCCGCCCTCGGTGAGAGTGTCACCGAAGGAACCGTCACCCGCTGGCTCAAGCAGGTAGGTGACCGGGTAGAGGTGGACGAGCCGCTGCTCGAGGTTTCCACCGACAAAGTAGACACCGAAATCCCCTCTCCGATTGCTGGCGTGATTGAGGAAATCCTCGTCGCCGAAGATGAGACCGCCGAAGTCGGCGCCCCGCTCGTCCGCATTGGTGACGGCTCCGGTTCCGCCGGCGCTTCCGAAGAAGCTGCTCCCGCCGAGGCTGCGCCCGCCGCAGAAGAAGCACCCGCTGAAGAAGCACCCGCCGCCGAGGAAGCCCCCTCCGCCGAGGCTGCCGCACCGGCTGAAGCCCCGGCTGCCGAGGCAGCCCCCGCCGCTTCCGGCGAAAGCCACGAAGTAACCCTTCCTGCCCTCGGCGAGTCCGTCACCGAAGGCACCGTGACCCGCTGGCTCAAGGCCGTCGGCGACTCCGTCGAAGTTGACGAACCCCTCCTCGAGGTATCCACCGACAAGGTGGACACCGAGATCCCGTCGCCGGTTGCCGGCACGCTGCAGGAAATCCGCGTCAACGAAGACGAGACTGCCGAAGTCGGGTCCGTCCTTGCCGTGATCGGTTCCGGTGCTGCCGCCCCGGCCGCCGCACCGGCAGCACCGGCTCCCAAGCAGGAAGCGCCCGCAGCCGAGGCCCCCAAGCAGGAGGCTCCTGCTGCTGCACCCGCAGCCCCGGCAGCGGCCCCCGCCAAGGAAGAAGCACCGGCTGCTCCCAAGCAGGAAGCCCCGGCAGCAGAATCCGCAGCACCGGCCGAGTCAGGCTATGTCACTCCCCTGGTGCGCAAGCTCGCCAACCAGCAGGGCGTGGACATCTCCTCGCTGACCGGCACCGGCGTGGGTGGCCGCATCCGCAAGCAGGACGTGCTGGCCGCCGCTGAAGCCAAGGCCGCTCCCGCGGCTGCGGCACCGGCTCCGGCTGCATCCAAGCAGGAAGCGCCTTCCGCGGCCGCCTCGTCACTGCGCGGCACCGTACAGAAGGCACCGCGCATCCGCCAGGTCATCGCCCGCCGCATGCGTGAGTCCCTGGACATCTCCACGCAGCTGACGCAGGTCCACGAAGTGGACATGACGAAGATCGCCAAGCTGCGCGTCAAGGCCAAGAACTCGTTCCAGGCCCAGAACGGTGTGAAGCTGACCTTCCTGCCGTTCATCGCCAAGGCAGTCGCCGAAGCGCTGAAGCAGCACCCGAAGGTGAACGCGGCCTACGACGAAGACAAGCAGGAAATCACCTACCACAACGCCGAGCACCTGGCCATCGCCGTGGACACGGACAAGGGCCTGCTGGTTCCGGTCATCTCCGACGCCGGCAGCCTGAACCTCGCCGGCCTCGCCGGCAAGATCGCAGACGTCGCAAGCCGCACCCGCGACGGCAAGATCGGCCCGGACGAGCTGTCCGGCGGAACGTTCAGCATCACCAACATCGGTTCTGTTGGCGCACTGTTCGACACCCCGATCATCAACCAGCCGCAGGTAGGCATCCTGGGCACCGGTGCGATCGTCAAGCGCCCTGTGGTGGTCACTGACGAAAACGGCGACGACTCGATCGCCATCCGCTCCATGATGTACCTCTCCCTGACGTACGACCACCGACTGGTGGACGGCGCCGACGCAGGACGCTTCCTGCAGACCCTCAAGGCCCGCCTTGAGGCCGGCGCCTTCGAGGCGGACCTGGGGATCTAA
- a CDS encoding TIGR01777 family oxidoreductase has product MRIIMAGASGLIGSHMSAHLRSGGHDVVRLVRRAPAGAGELPWDPASGQLDPAHLEGADAVINLAGAGIGDRPWTRSRIDELFRSRLDPTRTLAAAMAKLDQPPTVFVSQSGSNYYGDRGAAALNENSPNGSGIMARICREWEEAAHGAPAGVRVITPRTGVVLSRSGGALGRLLPLLRLGVGGPLGNGRQCWPWITLPDVSSAFSFLLTSPMSGPVNLCAPESADVNALITRLAAALHRPALFRVPAPVLRMVMGKLADELLLGSQRMEPVRLAGAGFQWKHPSLEQGAAWATGKD; this is encoded by the coding sequence ATGCGAATCATCATGGCCGGCGCGTCCGGCCTCATCGGCAGCCACATGTCCGCCCATCTTCGCTCGGGCGGCCACGACGTGGTCCGCCTGGTGCGGCGGGCACCCGCAGGTGCAGGCGAACTCCCCTGGGATCCGGCATCCGGACAGCTTGATCCCGCCCATCTTGAGGGCGCGGACGCCGTGATCAACCTGGCCGGAGCCGGGATCGGAGACCGACCGTGGACGCGGTCCCGCATCGACGAGCTGTTCCGCTCCCGGCTGGACCCCACCCGGACCCTGGCGGCTGCCATGGCGAAACTGGACCAGCCGCCGACGGTCTTCGTCAGCCAGTCCGGCTCCAATTATTACGGCGACCGCGGCGCCGCGGCGCTGAACGAAAATTCGCCGAACGGTTCGGGCATCATGGCCCGGATCTGCAGGGAATGGGAAGAGGCCGCGCACGGGGCTCCCGCCGGTGTCCGTGTTATCACTCCCCGGACAGGCGTGGTCCTGAGCAGGTCGGGAGGCGCCCTGGGACGGCTGCTGCCGCTGCTTCGGCTCGGCGTCGGGGGACCGCTGGGCAACGGCCGGCAGTGCTGGCCCTGGATCACGCTGCCGGATGTGTCCTCAGCCTTCAGCTTCCTGCTGACATCCCCGATGTCAGGCCCGGTCAACCTCTGCGCCCCCGAGAGCGCGGACGTCAACGCCCTTATTACCCGGCTCGCGGCTGCGCTGCACCGGCCGGCACTCTTCCGGGTACCCGCGCCGGTGCTGCGCATGGTCATGGGCAAGCTGGCAGACGAACTCCTGCTGGGCAGCCAGCGCATGGAGCCCGTGCGGCTGGCCGGGGCCGGATTCCAGTGGAAGCACCCCTCGCTGGAACAGGGTGCCGCCTGGGCCACCGGCAAGGATTAG
- the lpdA gene encoding dihydrolipoyl dehydrogenase: protein MADQATAQEFDILVLGGGSGGYATALRAVQLGLTVGLVEKGKLGGTCLHNGCIPTKALLHSAELADHARDSAKYGVNVTLDSIDMSAVNAYKDGIIAGKFKGLQGLIKSKGITVIEGEGKLQGTDTVVVNGTAYKGKNIVLATGSYSRTLPGLDIGGKVITSDEALVMDTIPKSAIILGGGVIGVEFASVWKSFGVDVTIVEGLPSLVPNEDAAIVKNFERAFKKRGIKFSTGVFFQGVEQNDDGVKVTLVDGKTFEADLLLVAVGRGPVTANLGYEEAGITIDRGFVITNERLHTGVGNVYAVGDIVPGVQLAHRGYQQGIFVAEEIAGLKPVIVEDVNIPKVTYSEPEIATVGYTEKAAKEKFGDDQVETQEYNLAGNGKSSILGTGGIVKLVRQKDGPVVGVHMIGSRMGEQIGEAQLIVNWEAYPEDVAQLLHAHPTQNEALGEAHLALAGKALHG from the coding sequence GTGGCCGATCAGGCAACTGCGCAAGAATTCGACATCCTGGTACTCGGCGGTGGCAGCGGCGGATACGCCACGGCCCTCCGCGCCGTTCAGCTTGGGCTCACTGTGGGCCTCGTGGAGAAGGGGAAGCTCGGCGGCACCTGCCTGCACAACGGCTGCATCCCCACCAAGGCGCTCCTGCACTCCGCGGAGCTCGCCGACCACGCCCGCGATTCCGCGAAGTACGGCGTCAACGTCACGCTGGACAGCATCGACATGTCCGCTGTCAATGCTTACAAAGACGGCATCATCGCCGGCAAGTTCAAGGGCCTCCAGGGCCTGATCAAGTCCAAGGGCATCACCGTCATTGAAGGTGAGGGCAAGCTGCAGGGCACCGACACCGTCGTCGTGAACGGCACTGCCTACAAGGGCAAGAACATTGTCCTCGCCACGGGTTCCTACTCCCGCACCCTGCCGGGCCTGGACATCGGCGGCAAGGTCATCACCTCCGACGAAGCCCTCGTCATGGACACCATCCCCAAGAGCGCCATCATCCTGGGCGGCGGCGTGATCGGCGTCGAGTTCGCTTCAGTCTGGAAGTCCTTCGGCGTGGACGTCACCATCGTGGAAGGCCTGCCGTCGCTGGTCCCCAACGAGGACGCCGCGATCGTCAAGAACTTCGAGCGCGCGTTCAAGAAGCGCGGCATCAAGTTCTCCACCGGAGTCTTCTTCCAGGGCGTTGAACAGAACGACGACGGCGTCAAGGTCACCCTCGTCGACGGCAAGACCTTCGAAGCCGACCTGCTGCTCGTGGCTGTCGGCCGCGGACCGGTCACCGCCAACCTCGGCTACGAAGAAGCCGGCATCACGATCGACCGCGGCTTCGTCATCACCAACGAACGCCTGCACACCGGCGTCGGCAATGTCTACGCCGTGGGCGACATCGTCCCCGGCGTCCAGCTGGCGCACCGCGGCTACCAGCAGGGCATTTTCGTGGCCGAAGAGATCGCGGGCCTGAAGCCGGTCATCGTTGAGGACGTCAACATCCCCAAGGTCACCTACTCCGAGCCTGAGATCGCCACTGTCGGCTACACCGAAAAGGCCGCCAAGGAAAAGTTCGGCGACGACCAGGTGGAAACCCAGGAGTACAACCTCGCCGGCAACGGCAAGAGCTCCATCCTCGGCACCGGCGGCATCGTCAAGCTGGTCCGGCAGAAGGACGGTCCCGTGGTGGGCGTCCACATGATCGGTTCCCGCATGGGCGAGCAGATCGGCGAAGCACAGCTGATCGTGAACTGGGAAGCCTACCCGGAGGACGTGGCACAGCTGCTGCACGCCCACCCGACCCAGAACGAGGCCCTCGGCGAGGCCCACCTTGCCCTCGCGGGCAAAGCCCTCCACGGCTAG
- a CDS encoding OsmC family protein, which produces MAATRTAHTVWNGDLFEGSGNTTLDSSGLGTYAVTWKARTEQAEGKTSPEELIAAAHSACFSMAFSNMLAQAGHTPEEVHTKADVTFKPGTGITGSHLTVNARIPGISEEEFQKIAAEAKVGCPVSGALASIDITLDATLAAS; this is translated from the coding sequence ATGGCAGCAACACGCACCGCGCACACCGTATGGAACGGCGACCTGTTCGAGGGGTCCGGCAACACCACGCTGGACAGCTCCGGCCTGGGCACCTACGCCGTCACGTGGAAGGCCCGCACCGAGCAGGCCGAAGGCAAGACCAGCCCCGAGGAACTGATTGCAGCAGCGCACTCGGCCTGCTTCTCCATGGCCTTCAGCAACATGCTGGCGCAGGCCGGCCACACTCCGGAAGAGGTCCACACCAAGGCGGACGTGACCTTCAAGCCGGGCACCGGCATCACGGGCAGCCACCTCACGGTGAACGCCCGGATCCCGGGCATCTCGGAAGAGGAATTCCAGAAGATCGCAGCGGAAGCCAAGGTCGGCTGCCCTGTCTCCGGCGCCCTGGCAAGCATCGACATCACCCTGGACGCCACGCTCGCGGCTTCCTAG
- a CDS encoding VOC family protein, with product MGTQRRRDRSASTSPQARIAAIMVNAGNAEELAAFWASLLGTTVSARFDQFVWLKPASAGAPQLAFQEVADATPGRRRLHLDVHGPDPVSLRAHAEALGAVFVEGHDIGDFHWDVMQDPEGNEFCIARD from the coding sequence ATGGGAACTCAACGCCGCCGGGACCGGTCCGCCAGCACTTCTCCGCAGGCGAGGATCGCCGCCATCATGGTCAATGCCGGGAACGCCGAAGAGCTTGCGGCGTTTTGGGCTTCTTTGCTGGGAACCACCGTTTCCGCGCGCTTCGACCAGTTCGTCTGGCTGAAGCCTGCCTCTGCCGGAGCGCCGCAGCTTGCCTTCCAGGAGGTCGCGGATGCGACTCCGGGACGGCGGCGTCTGCACCTTGATGTGCACGGCCCGGACCCGGTCAGCCTCCGCGCCCATGCTGAAGCGCTGGGCGCCGTGTTCGTGGAGGGGCATGACATCGGTGACTTCCACTGGGACGTGATGCAGGATCCCGAAGGGAACGAGTTCTGCATCGCCCGTGACTAA